GCTTCAGCGGCAACCCCCTGACGCCTTCCAGCCCCCTGGGCGGCGGCACCCTGCTGCCCACCGCGCCCACCGACACCTTCTGCTGGTACACCGCCGCGGCGGAACTGGCCAACGCCAACCTGCTGGTCAAGCCGGTGTCGGTGCAGTGGGTGATGTTCGATGCCCAGGACGCCGCGCAACGCTGGGTGGCCTCGGCCGACGGCCAGAGCGTGCTGGCCACCAGCTTTGTGTCCGGCTATTTCGACGACAACGCCACGCTGCCCCTGGCCCTGCTGGTGCACCGCTGGAAGGCCTGGACGGGGACTCAGCCGTCGATGCGCTGCGGCAACTGCCCGCCTGGGGTGGTGGCGGGGGGCACGCAGCTGCCGGCCTTCGTGGGCACGCCGATGAACGGCCTGACGGCCAGCCCGCCAGTGGAGACCTCGCTGCTGCACTTTGCCGATGCCACCGCACTGGCCACCTACGTGGGCAGTGCGCAAGGGCAGGCCTACCTGGCCAACACCCTGTGCGCCCAGCACCTGACCAGCTGATCGCCCCGGCAGTTCCCGGCAGGGGCCGCCTCCGACAAAAGTCGGTCGAGAGGTTGGCACGGCTGCTGGTCGCGGGCCTGTTGCTGATGTCGCTCGGCACGGGCCATGCGCGCACCCTGTCGGTGCTGGTGCTCAGCCAGCTGAGCGAACAGCTGGATCGGCCCATGATGGCGGCGCTGAGCCGCGAACTGGCCCCGCTGGAGCGGCAGGGCCACCATCTGGTGCTGGAGCGGGGCGAACTGGATCCCCAGGCCAGCGACGCCCACACCCTGCTGCAGGTGGAGCAGTGGCTGGCCCGGCGGCATTGGGACCTGGTCGTCAGCACCACCATGTCGCCCGCGGTGAAGGTGCGCCAGTTGGATCGCGCCATCCCTGTGCTGTTCCGCTCGGCGGACGACCCACGCAGTTACTGCCTGGTGCACAGCCTGCGCCGGCCGGGCACACCCACCACGGGCTTCACGTCGGCGCTGCCGGGCTGGGGCAAGATGGCCGAAGCCCTGCACCTTGCCTACCCGAACATCCGCGGGCTGGCCCTGCTGGTGGATGGCACCGAGGAGGCCGCCGACCCGGATTGCCCCGGCGTGGCCATGCCCCCCTGCCGCCCCGGGCCGATCCCCTCCGACGAGTTGCCGCAGGCCCTGGGCAGCCAGCAGGACGACGCCGGCCTGCGCCTGGCGGCGCACCGGGCCGGGCTGCCGCTGCGCTATGTGCGGGTCTGCAAGGCGCAAGACTTCGCCCGGCTGAGCGACTGGCTGCACCCTGGCGACGGGGTGCTGGCGCCCATGAGCTATCTGAGCTACACCCACCGCCAGCAACTGGTGCCGGCCTTGCAGAGCCTGGGCCTGCCGGTGGTCTATGACTCGCGCTACCTGCTCCTGGCTGGCGGGCTGATGGCAGTGAAAGGCAGCACCGAATCCCCGGAGCAGCCGCGCGGCATTGAACTGGCCCGGCGCATCCTGGAGGGTGCGGACCCATCGCGCATCCCCGTCCAGCGGCCCGAGGGCTTCGAGTTCATCATCAACCTGCGCGCGGCCCAGGCCATGGGGCTGGTGCCCTCCAAGGTCGCCCTGCGCACGGCCGACCAGCTCTGGCGCTGAGCGCCCCGCCCCTCCATGGCCCGGCAGTACCCCCTTCCCCCCCAACCGGCGGACCCACCCGCCGCCCCAGCGCCGCCCGGGCCACCGTCGCGCTCGCTCTGGCGCCTGCGCCTGTGGCGCAAGCAGGTGCGCGCCTTCGCGCTGCTGGCGGTGCTCAGCATCCTGCTGTTCGGCGGCATGGAGGTGCTCTTCAGCTACCGCGAGGCCATCCGCAACCTGAGCCTGAACCAGGGCCTGCTGGCGCGCGAGGTCAGCGGCGCCCTGCAGGCCGAGCTGGGCTCCATCGAGCGCCATGTGCGCGCCACGGCCAGCCTGCCCTGGGAGCTGCCCGGCTGGCTGGACGACGGCGATCGCCGCAGCGAGTTCCAGCGCATCCTGAAGCTGGAGCCGGCGGTGCAGGAGCTGACGCACTACGACCCCCAGGGCCGGGTGATGGTGCATGTGTCGCGCAATGCGCTGTCCGAGGTGCCGGGCACCGAGCCGGCCGAATTCACGCCCGCCAGCCGCCTGCGCTGGCCCAACGGCCTGCCACCCGAGCAGGGCAGCATCGAGTACGCCGACGGCTACGAACCCCAGCTGCTGCTGGTGACGCCCGACCCGCGCATGGGCGCGGGGGTGACGGTGGCGCGCGTGAACCTGCGCACGGTGGCCCGCCACCTGGCCCCGGTGCTGCACAACCCGACGCTGGAGGCCTACGCGGTGGACAGCCGCGGGGTGGTGGTGCTGCATGCCGACACCACGCTGATGCTGGCCCAGCGAACGGCGCCCCAGCCCACCGGCCCCGCCCCCACGCCAAGCGCCGAGGCCACCCCATCGAGCGACGGCCCGTCGGGCCGCGATGCCAGCGCCCGGCCCGGGCTGGACGGTCAGCCCGTGCTGGCCAGCCGCTTTGCCTTGCCCGCCCTGGGCTGGCAGCTGGTGATTGAGCAGCCGCGCAACCTGGCCCTGGCGCCGGTGTACAGCACGCTGCTGCGCACCGGCGTGGTGATCCTGCTGGCGGTGGCCGGCGCCATCGTGGCGGCCATGGTGGTGGTCGGACGGGTCAGCCAGCCCATCCGCGAACTGCACCAGGGGGCCCAGGCCCTGTCCGAGGGCCAGCTGGGCACCCGCATCACCCTTCACAGCAACGACGAGCTGGAGGACCTGGCCGCCCAGTTCAACGTGATGGCCGCGAATCTGCAGGAGCTCTACCGCGACATGTCCGGCAAGATCGCCGAACGCACCCGCGACCTGGAACTGGCCAACCGGCACAAGTCCGAGTTCCTGACCAACATGTCGCACGAACTGCGCACGCCGCTGAACTCCATCATCGGTTTCTCCGACGTGCTGCGCGAGGAGATGTTCGGCCCCCTCAACGAGCGCCAGCGCGAGTACGCGCACGACATCCACGCCTCCGGCGAACACCTGCTGTCGCTCATCAACGACGTGCTGGACCTGTCCAAGATCGAGGCCGGCCACATGGAGCTGAACCTGTCCCAGGTGGAGGTGGCCGAGCTGGTGCACCACACCGCCGCGATGATGCGAGAGCGCTGCACCCGTGGCGGGCTGACGCTCAAGCTCATGCTGGAGGAGGCCCCGGACACCTGGGCGGCCGATGCGCGGCGGGTCAAGCAGATCCTGCTGAACCTGCTGGGCAACGCGGTGAAGTTCACCCCGCAAGGTGGCACCATCACGATTGAGGTCGGCAGCAACGAAGACGAGGGCCTGTGGATGACGGTGAGCGACACCGGCGTGGGCATCGCGCCGGAGCATCAGGCCATGGTGTTCGAGGAATTCCGACAGGTGGGCGACGACATCCTGCGCAAGAGCGAGGGCACCGGCCTGGGCCTGCCCCTGGTGCGCCGCCTGGTGCGGCTGCACGGCGGCGACGTGCGCCTGCACAGCGTGGTGGGCGAAGGCACCACCTTCCGCTTCAACCTGCCACGCCTGCCCGACGACGAGGAGGGCCGCTGAGCCATGAACATCACGCTCCATGTCATCGACGACGACGACCGCAGCCGCAAGCTGGCCGCCGATGTGCTGGCCTCGCAGGGCTTCACGGTGCACGCTTCGGGCACCGCCGCCCAGGCCCAGGAACAGCTGCTGGCGCGGGGCGCCGACCTGGTGCTGCTGGACATCCAGCTGCCCGACAGCGACGGCTTTGCGCTGATCGCCTGGATCCATGCCCAGCCCAGCCTGGCCGACGTGCCGGTGGTGGCCCTGACCGCCTCGGTGATGCCGGCCTACCGCGGGCGCATCGAGGAGTGCGGCTTTGCCGGCTACATCGCCAAACCGCTGACCTCGGTGCGGCAGTTCGTGCAGACGGTGTGCGGCCACCTGCCCGAGGCACTGCAGGCCCAGGTGCCCGCCCACCTCCGCCCCCCGGCCGCCACGCGATGAACACGGTGCCGCGCATCCTGGTGGTGGACGACCAGGAGAAGAACCGCCGCCTGATGGAGGCCTTGCTGGCCTCGCGTGGCTACGAGGTGCTGCTGGCCGAGGGCGGCGAGCAGGGCCTGGCGATGGCGCTGGACCGCGGACCGGACCTGATCCTGCTGGACGTGCTGATGCCCGACCTGGACGGCTACAGCGTGTGCACCCGCCTGCGGCGCGAGGCCGGCATGCAGGCCGTGCCCATCGTGATGGTGACCTCGCTGGACGCCAAGGAAGACCGCGTGCGCGGGCTGGATGCCGGCGCCGACGACTTCATCACGAAGCCCGTGGTCAAGGAGGAGCTCTGGGCCCGGGTGCGCTCGCTGCTGCGGGTCAAGGAGCTGTACGACAAGGCCCAGGCGCAGAAGGCCGAACTGGCCGCCTGGTCCCAAACGCTGGAGTACCGGGTGGCCGAGAAGGTCATGGAGGTGGAGCACCTGTCGCTGCTCAAGCGCTTCTTCTCGCCCGCGCTGGCCGAGCGCCTGGTGGCCACCGGCAACGGCGAGATCCTGCGCAGCCACCGGCGGGAGATCACGGTGCTGTTCGCCGACCTGCGGGGCTTTTCCGCCTATGCCGAGCGGGTGGACGCCATGGCGCTGATGTCGATGCTGCGGGAGTTCCACCGCGCCATGGGCAAGCTGGTCTTCCAGTACGAGGGCACGCTGGAACGCTTCACCGGCGATGGCTTCATGGTCTTCTTCAACGACCCCGACCCGCAGGACGACCACAGCCTGCGCGCGGTGAAGCTGGCGCTGGCCATGCGCGAGGCCGCGGGGCCGCTGCAGGCCCGCTGGCAGGCCCTGGGCGGGCCGGCGGGCCTGGGCATCGGCCTGAGCCGGGGCGAAGCCACCGTGGGGCCCATCGGCTTCGAAGGTCGGCTGGACTATGCGGCCATCGGCACCGTGACCAACCGGGCGTCACGACTGTGCGCCGCGGCGCTGCCCGGCGAGATCCTGGCCTGCGACACCACGGCGCGGGCCGTGGCGCAGGACGTGATGTTCGGCGCCACCCGCTGGCTGGACCTGCGGGGCCTGGGCACCGGTCAGGCAGCCCACCCGGTGCTGGACCTGGTCAGTGCCTGAGGCGCGTGCGCCTCACCAGCGGTGGGGCAGCTGACGCATCAGCCGCACGCGCCCGCGCTGCTGGGCGATGTAGCCGCCCTTTTCCAGGTCCTTCATCAGGCGGCTGACCATCTCGCGCGAGCAGCCGATGCGGTGGGCGATGTCCTGGTGGGTGAGCAGAATGTCTCCCCCCATCGGATCCCCCTCGGCGCCGAGCAGCAGACGCAGGCGCCCGTAGACATCATTGAGGGCCAGACGCTTGGCGCTCTGGGTGACCGAGCGGGCCCGCTGGATCACCATGGCCAGCAGCTCGAAGGCGAACTCCGGCTCTTCGCCAATGAAGCGCAGCAGGGTTTCACGGGCCAGCACCACGCAGGTGCTGGGCTCCAGCGTGGCGACACTGGCCGAACGGGCGCCCCCATCCAGGCTCATCTCGCCCACGCACTCGCCCGGTCCATAGCTGCCGTAGGTGATCTCGCGCCCCTGGTCATCGGCACCGAAGGCACGCAGCAGCCCCTGGAGGATCACATAGAGGGTGTCGCCGTGGTCTCCCTCCTGGATCAGGAGGGTGCCCTTGGCATAGCGACGCAGATCACCTCGCTCGAGCAGCTGCTGGAACAGCGGAGAGAGACGACGCACGGCCGGATACTCGGCCAACCACCCCGAACCGGGGATGTGTGGATTCAACATGGGCACAGTTGCAACCATGCCTCATGTTAGCTGGCCAAACGGCCAGAACGCCAGAGGATGACCCCGCAGAGGACGCTGCGGGGCCACGGACTGTCTCAGTTGTGCACGCCGGCCAGCACGCCGAAGAGAGCCCCCATGTCGCCGAACGCCGCGCGGTGATCGACCGAGGACTGGCGCAGCGTGCCCACCAGCGGCGGCAGCACGGCCACCTGGTGGATCAGGCTGCGGATGCTGTCCGAGCCGGTCTTGGCGCGGATGTTGGCGATCTGGGTGCGCACCGTGGAGATGGCCACGCCGTTGGCCTGGGCGATGTCCGAGGGACTGGCGCCATCGCACAGGGCGATCAGCACCTGCTCTTCACCCGGCGACAGCTTGTGGGCGCGGGCAAAGCCCTGCACCGACAGCGCGCCGCAGACCTGGCTCTTGCCCAGCACCAGCAGGGTGGCGGCAGACGAGGCCTCGCCCGGCAACAGGGGCAGCGGCACCACCGAGACGCCGGCCCGGTGCTCGCCATCGCCCAGCGACAACAGGCGGCGCAGGCCGCGGCGGCTGGCGCCCTGCAGGGCATCGACCAGGGCGGTCTGGTCCCGCAGGTCGCGGGCCCGCAGCACACGACCGTCCAGCATCAGCGGGTGCTGGCCTTCCAGTTCCATGCGCGCGGCGTGGTTGACATGCATGACATGACCGTCCTCCCCGATCATCAGCATGCCGTAATCGATCTCGTCCAGGGCCAGGGCCATCAGCCGGGCCATCAGCGCGGCACCGGAGCGACGCTCGGGTCCGCGGTAGGACATCGCGCGGGTCAGCGCCGGCCACGGGGCCCGGGGGGTGATCGAAGCATTCGACGGGGCGGTGATGGGTTCAAACACGGCAGTTCTCCTGGTGTTGGAGCCGCTGTGTCCATCCACCAGAGGATGTGCTTGACTCCATGGCCTTCAGCTTAGAGGTCCACGCTGCTAGGCCTGAGTTAAGTTTTCGCACTCGCCAATGTGACGGAATCACCTTTCTTCACAGTCCGGCGATCAAGTCCCCCCCAAATAGGGATTGAAACGGCGTTCTCGGCCAAAAGTGCTCTCCGGCCCATGCCCGGGGATGAACACCGTCTCGTCCCCCATGGGCCACAAACGCTGGGTGATGCTGGCGATCAGGGTGTCGTGGTCGCCGCCCGGAAAGTCCGTCCGGCCGATCGAGCCGGCAAACAGCACATCGCCCACGAAGCAGCGCTGCGCCCCCGCGTGGTGGAACACCACATGGCCGGGCGTGTGGCCCGGGCAGTGGCGCACGGCCACCTCGGTGTGGCCCAGGGTCACGGTGTCGCCATCCTCCAGCCAGCGGGTGGGCAGGAAGGGCTCGGCCGCCGGGAAACGGAACATGCGGCTCTGCTCGGGCAACTGCTCGATCCAGAACAGATCGCCCTGGTGCGGGCCGATGATGGGCAGGTCCAGCCGGCGGGCCATCTCGCCCGTGCCGCCGGCGTGGTCGATGTGGGCATGGGTGAGCCACAGCGCGGTGGGGGTGACGCCCAGGCGCTGCATCTCGGCGATCAGCCGGTCCACCTCGCCACCCGGGTCGATCACGGCCGCCTGCATCGTCTCGTCGCACCAGACGATGGAGCAGTTCTGCTGGAAGGGGGTCACGGGGACGGTGAGGTAGCGCAACATGGGCAGGCGTGGAAGTGTCAGCCCGAAGTATCGGGCCAGCCATGCTTCCCGTGGAAACCCGACGCGGGGCCCGCACGGCGCCCCTTAGCATCCCAGCCATCCCATCACCTCTGCGCACCATGATCGACCGCACGCCCGAAGCCTATGCCTACCCGCTGCTGATCAAGCAGCTGCTGCACACCCCGCGCGCCACCGCGCTGGAGCAGGAGATCGTCTACGCCGACAAGCGGCGGCTGAGCTACGGCGAGCTGTTTGAGCGCATCGGCCGCCTGGGCAACGCGCTGCGGGCCCAGGGCGCCGGCCTGGGCCGCACCGTGGGTGTGATGGACTGGGATTCGCACCGCTACCTGGAGTGCTTCTTCGCCGTGCCCATGCTGGGCAGCGTGCTGATGACGGTGAACGTGCGGCTGGCGCCCGAGCAGATCGTCTACACCCTCAACCACGCCCAGGTGGACGTGCTGCTGGTCAACAGCGACTTCCTGCCGGTGCTGGCCCAGATCCGCCACGAGCTCACCACGGTCAAGACCTTCATCCTGTTGAGCGACGAGCCCGCCGCCCTGCCCGAAGGCTTTGCCGGCGAATACGAAGCCCTGCTGGCCGGCGCCGCGGCGGACTGCGACTTCCCCGACTTCGACGAGAACACCCGCGCCACCACCTTCTACACCACCGGCACCACCGGCCTGCCCAAGGGCGTGTACTTCAGCCACCGCCAGCTGGTGCTGCACACCCTGGGGGTGACCAGCGCCCTGGCGCTGGCGCGCGACCAGGGCGGCGTGCACCGCGGCGATGTGTACATGCCCATCACGCCGATGTTCCATGTGCACGCCTGGGGCATGCCCTATGCCGCCACGATGATCGGGCTCAAGCAGGTCTACCCGGGCCGCTACCAGCCCGAGTTGCTGCTCCAGCTGATCGAGCGCGAGCAGGTCACCTTCTCGCACTGCGTGCCCACCATCCTGCACATGCTGCTGCAGTCGCCGGCCGCCAAGGACGTGGACCTCTCGCGCTGGAAGGTCATCATCGGCGGCGCGGCGCTGAACTCCGGCCTGGCCCTGGCCGCCCGTGAACGCGGCATCGACATCTTCACCGGCTACGGCATGTCCGAGACCTGTCCCATCCTGACCCTGGCCCAGGTGGACGCGGCCGACGTGGGCACCGCGCGCGAGCTGCCCACCCGCATCAAGACCGGCCGGCCGGTGCCGCTGGTGGAGCTGCGCACCGTGGACCCGGACCTGCGGGACCTGCCACGCGACGGCCAGTCCGCCGGCGAGGTGGTGGTGCGCGCGCCCTGGCTGACCCAGGGCTATCTGCACAACCCGGAGGCCTCGGCCGAGCTCTGGCACGGCGGCTACCTGCACACCCAGGACATCGGCCACATCGACGTGCGCGGCTACCTGCAGGTGACCGACCGCATCAAGGACGTCATCAAGACCGGCGGCGAATGGGTGTCCTCGCTGGAGATCGAGGAGATCATCGCCCGCCACCCCGGCGTCAGCGAGGTGGCGGTGGTGGGCGTGAAGGACCCGAAGTGGAGCGAGCGCCCGCTGGCCCTGGTGGTGCCCAAGCCCGGCGCGACCTGCACGCCGCAGGACATCAGCGCCCATGTGAGGGCCGCCGTCCAGGAGGGTCTGATCAGCAAGTTCGGCGTGCCCGACCAGGTGCTGTTCGTCGAACAGCTGGCCCGCACCAGCGTGGGCAAGCTCAACAAGCGGGCGCTGCGCCAGCAGTACGGCGGCTGAGCGCCTTCTCGATCGCCTGGTCCATCAGCGCCAGGCCCTGGTCGATCTCGCCGTCGCTCACCGTCAGCGGCGGGGCGATGCGGAACACCCCGCCCATCTGCGGCAGCTTGACGATGTTCATGCTCAGGCCCAGGGCCATGGCCTCGCGGCCGATGGCCTCGCCCAGCGCGAAGGCCGGCTCCTTGGTGCGCCGGTCGATCACCACTTCCAGCCCCAGCAACAGGCCGCGGCCACGCACATCGCCGATGCAGTCGTGCTTCTGCTGCAGGCGCAGCAGGCCGGCCTTCAGGCGCTCGCCCGCCACCTGGGCACGCTGCACCAGGCCGTCGCGCTGCACCACCTCCAGCACCTTCAGGCCCACCGCCGCGGGCAGCGGGTCGGAGACGTGGGTCGTGTAGAACAGGAAGCCCTTGGCGTGCGCGGCCTCCTCGATCGCCGCC
This sequence is a window from Ideonella dechloratans. Protein-coding genes within it:
- a CDS encoding helix-turn-helix transcriptional regulator, which translates into the protein MFEPITAPSNASITPRAPWPALTRAMSYRGPERRSGAALMARLMALALDEIDYGMLMIGEDGHVMHVNHAARMELEGQHPLMLDGRVLRARDLRDQTALVDALQGASRRGLRRLLSLGDGEHRAGVSVVPLPLLPGEASSAATLLVLGKSQVCGALSVQGFARAHKLSPGEEQVLIALCDGASPSDIAQANGVAISTVRTQIANIRAKTGSDSIRSLIHQVAVLPPLVGTLRQSSVDHRAAFGDMGALFGVLAGVHN
- a CDS encoding Crp/Fnr family transcriptional regulator — encoded protein: MRRLSPLFQQLLERGDLRRYAKGTLLIQEGDHGDTLYVILQGLLRAFGADDQGREITYGSYGPGECVGEMSLDGGARSASVATLEPSTCVVLARETLLRFIGEEPEFAFELLAMVIQRARSVTQSAKRLALNDVYGRLRLLLGAEGDPMGGDILLTHQDIAHRIGCSREMVSRLMKDLEKGGYIAQQRGRVRLMRQLPHRW
- a CDS encoding sensor histidine kinase, yielding MARQYPLPPQPADPPAAPAPPGPPSRSLWRLRLWRKQVRAFALLAVLSILLFGGMEVLFSYREAIRNLSLNQGLLAREVSGALQAELGSIERHVRATASLPWELPGWLDDGDRRSEFQRILKLEPAVQELTHYDPQGRVMVHVSRNALSEVPGTEPAEFTPASRLRWPNGLPPEQGSIEYADGYEPQLLLVTPDPRMGAGVTVARVNLRTVARHLAPVLHNPTLEAYAVDSRGVVVLHADTTLMLAQRTAPQPTGPAPTPSAEATPSSDGPSGRDASARPGLDGQPVLASRFALPALGWQLVIEQPRNLALAPVYSTLLRTGVVILLAVAGAIVAAMVVVGRVSQPIRELHQGAQALSEGQLGTRITLHSNDELEDLAAQFNVMAANLQELYRDMSGKIAERTRDLELANRHKSEFLTNMSHELRTPLNSIIGFSDVLREEMFGPLNERQREYAHDIHASGEHLLSLINDVLDLSKIEAGHMELNLSQVEVAELVHHTAAMMRERCTRGGLTLKLMLEEAPDTWAADARRVKQILLNLLGNAVKFTPQGGTITIEVGSNEDEGLWMTVSDTGVGIAPEHQAMVFEEFRQVGDDILRKSEGTGLGLPLVRRLVRLHGGDVRLHSVVGEGTTFRFNLPRLPDDEEGR
- a CDS encoding fatty acid--CoA ligase, which produces MIDRTPEAYAYPLLIKQLLHTPRATALEQEIVYADKRRLSYGELFERIGRLGNALRAQGAGLGRTVGVMDWDSHRYLECFFAVPMLGSVLMTVNVRLAPEQIVYTLNHAQVDVLLVNSDFLPVLAQIRHELTTVKTFILLSDEPAALPEGFAGEYEALLAGAAADCDFPDFDENTRATTFYTTGTTGLPKGVYFSHRQLVLHTLGVTSALALARDQGGVHRGDVYMPITPMFHVHAWGMPYAATMIGLKQVYPGRYQPELLLQLIEREQVTFSHCVPTILHMLLQSPAAKDVDLSRWKVIIGGAALNSGLALAARERGIDIFTGYGMSETCPILTLAQVDAADVGTARELPTRIKTGRPVPLVELRTVDPDLRDLPRDGQSAGEVVVRAPWLTQGYLHNPEASAELWHGGYLHTQDIGHIDVRGYLQVTDRIKDVIKTGGEWVSSLEIEEIIARHPGVSEVAVVGVKDPKWSERPLALVVPKPGATCTPQDISAHVRAAVQEGLISKFGVPDQVLFVEQLARTSVGKLNKRALRQQYGG
- a CDS encoding response regulator, which translates into the protein MNITLHVIDDDDRSRKLAADVLASQGFTVHASGTAAQAQEQLLARGADLVLLDIQLPDSDGFALIAWIHAQPSLADVPVVALTASVMPAYRGRIEECGFAGYIAKPLTSVRQFVQTVCGHLPEALQAQVPAHLRPPAATR
- a CDS encoding MBL fold metallo-hydrolase, which encodes MLRYLTVPVTPFQQNCSIVWCDETMQAAVIDPGGEVDRLIAEMQRLGVTPTALWLTHAHIDHAGGTGEMARRLDLPIIGPHQGDLFWIEQLPEQSRMFRFPAAEPFLPTRWLEDGDTVTLGHTEVAVRHCPGHTPGHVVFHHAGAQRCFVGDVLFAGSIGRTDFPGGDHDTLIASITQRLWPMGDETVFIPGHGPESTFGRERRFNPYLGGT
- a CDS encoding adenylate/guanylate cyclase domain-containing protein; this encodes MNTVPRILVVDDQEKNRRLMEALLASRGYEVLLAEGGEQGLAMALDRGPDLILLDVLMPDLDGYSVCTRLRREAGMQAVPIVMVTSLDAKEDRVRGLDAGADDFITKPVVKEELWARVRSLLRVKELYDKAQAQKAELAAWSQTLEYRVAEKVMEVEHLSLLKRFFSPALAERLVATGNGEILRSHRREITVLFADLRGFSAYAERVDAMALMSMLREFHRAMGKLVFQYEGTLERFTGDGFMVFFNDPDPQDDHSLRAVKLALAMREAAGPLQARWQALGGPAGLGIGLSRGEATVGPIGFEGRLDYAAIGTVTNRASRLCAAALPGEILACDTTARAVAQDVMFGATRWLDLRGLGTGQAAHPVLDLVSA